Proteins encoded by one window of Panicum virgatum strain AP13 chromosome 7N, P.virgatum_v5, whole genome shotgun sequence:
- the LOC120680599 gene encoding pentatricopeptide repeat-containing protein At3g53360, mitochondrial-like produces MQSPSATILQLYHSGRLSAALRAFESLPASTASAPLSAAAYAALVGACSRLRSLPHGRLVHRHLLASSPDGAGLARNTVLSNHLITMYGRCAAPDSARAVFDGMPDRNPVSWAAVIAAHAQNGRCADAVGLFSSMLRAGTAPDQFALGSAVRACAELGDVGLGRQVHAQAIKSEEGSDLIVQNALVTMYSKSGSVGDGLTLFERIRDKDLISWASIIAGLAQQECEMEALRIFREMIAEGMHHPNEFHFGSVFRACGVVHSLEYGEQIHGLSVKYRLDRDSYAGCSLSDMYARCNKLDSARKVFYRIEAPDLVSWNSLINAYSAEGLLSEAMVLFYEMRDSGLRPDGITIRGLLCACVGHDALSQGRAIHSYLFKLGLGRDVTVCNSLLSMYARCLDFPSAMDVFHETNDPDVVTWNSILTACVQNQHFEDVFRLFSLLHRSVASLDRISLNNVLSASAELGYFELVKQIHAYAFKVALVCDTMLSNGLIDTYAKCGSLDDANKLFEIMGTGRDVFSWSSLIVGYAQFGYAKEALDLFARMRNLGIKPNHVTFVGVLTACSRVGLVDEGCYYYSIMEPEYGIVPTREHCSCVIDLLARAGRLSEAAKFVDQMPFEPDIIMWKTLLAASRTHNDVEMGKRAAEGILNIDPSHSAAYVLLCNIYASSGNWDEFARLKNAMRSSGVHKSPGKSWIKLKGELKVFIVEDRSHPEADEIYTMLELVGIEMVKAGYIPELSRHSCKYASFDHPDLLNEEILAEYG; encoded by the coding sequence ATGCAGAGCCCCAGCGCCACCATCCTCCAGCTCTACCACTCGGGCCGGCTCTCCGCCGCGCTCCGCGCCTTCGAGTCTctccccgcctccaccgcctcggcgcccctctccgccgccgcctacgcCGCGCTCGTCGGGGCCTGCTCCCGCCTCCGCTCCCTCCCGCACGGCCGCCTcgtccaccgccacctcctcgcctcctcccctGACGGCGCCGGGCTCGCCCGCAACACCGTCCTCAGCAACCACCTCATCACCATGTACGGCCGCTGCGCCGCCCCGGACTCCGCCCGCGCGGTGTTCGACGGGATGCCCGACAGGAACCCCGTCTCCTGGGCCGCCGTcatcgccgcgcacgcgcagaACGGCCGCTGCGCCGACGCGGTCGGCCTCTTCTCCTCCATGCTCAGGGCGGGGACCGCGCCCGACCAGTTTGCGCTCGGCAGCGCGGTGCGTGCTTGCGCGGAGCTCGGGGACGTGGGACTCGGGAGGCAGGTGCATGCGCAGGCCATAAAGTCGGAGGAGGGAAGTGACTTGATTGTGCAGAACGCGCTCGTCACGATGTACTCCAAGAGTGGCTCGGTTGGGGATGGGCTCACACTTTTTGAGAGGATCAGGGACAAAGACTTGATCTCGTGGGCTTCAATTATCGCTGGGCTTGCGCAGCAAGAGTGTGAAATGGAGGCATTACGGATTTTCAGGGAGATGATTGCTGAGGGCATGCATCACCCCAATGAGTTCCATTTTGGAAGTGTCTTTAGGGCCTGCGGAGTTGTTCATAGTTTGGAGTATGGGGAGCAGATTCACGGTTTGTCTGTAAAGTATAGGTTGGACCGCGATTCATATGCAGGTTGCTCATTAAGTGACATGTATGCCAGGTGCAATAAGCTTGACTCAGCCAGGAAGGTGTTTTACAGGATCGAGGCACCTGACTTGGTTTCATGGAATTCCTTAATAAATGCTTACTCTGCTGAGGGTCTCCTTAGTGAGGCTATGGTCCTGTTCTATGAGATGAGAGATTCTGGTCTGAGGCCTGATGGCATCACTATTAGGGGTTTGTTGTGTGCGTGTGTCGGCCATGATGCATTGAGTCAAGGTAGAGCCATCCATTCCTACTTGTTCAAATTAGGTTTGGGCAGGGATGTTACAGTATGCAATTCTTTACTCAGCATGTATGCTAGGTGTTTGGATTTCCCCTCTGCAATGGATGTCTTTCATGAGACAAATGATCCTGACGTTGTCACCTGGAACAGCATTCTTACTGCTTGTGTACAGAACCAGCATTTCGAAGATGTTTTTAGGTTATTCAGCCTGTTGCACAGATCAGTGGCAAGTCTGGATAGGATCAGCTTAAACAATGTTCTGAGTGCTTCTGCTGAGTTGGGTTATTTTGAATTGGTGAAACAGATCCATGCATATGCCTTCAAGGTTGCACTGGTGTGTGATACAATGCTGAGTAATGGGCTCATTGACACTTATGCTAAATGTGGAAGTTTAGATGATGCGAACAAGCTCTTCGAAATAATGGGTACTGGTCGTGATGTATTCTCTTGGAGCAGCTTGATTGTTGGCTATGCCCAATTTGGTTATGCCAAGGAAGCACTTGATTTATTTGCTAGGATGAGAAACCTAGGAATCAAGCCAAATCATGTAACCTTTGTTGGTGTTCTCACTGCATGCAGCCGTGTGGGACTTGTTGATGAAGGTTGTTATTACTACAGTATTATGGAGCCTGAATATGGCATTGTCCCAACAAGAGAGCATTGTTCATGTGTCATTGATTTGCTGGCACGTGCTGGGAGACTAAGTGAGGCAGCAAAGTTTGTTGATCAAATGCCATTTGAGCCTGATATTATAATGTGGAAGACTCTGCTAGCTGCTAGCAGAACACATAATGATGTGGAGATGGGGAAGAGGGCAGCAGAGGGTATTTTAAATATTGATCCTTCTCATTCAGCAGCCTATGTCCTGTTGTGCAACATATATGCTTCTTCTGGCAATTGGGACGAGTTTGCAAGATTGAAGAATGCTATGAGAAGCAGCGGTGTCCATAAATCACCTGGGAAGAGTTGGATTAAACTCAAGGGCGAGCTAAAAGTCTTTATTGTAGAGGACAGATCACACCCAGAGGCTGATGAAATATACACAATGCTGGAGCTAGTTGGAATAGAAATGGTAAAGGCAGGTTATATTCCAGAGCTTTCACGTCACTCATGTAAATATGCTAGTTTTGACCACCCCGATTTGTTGAATGAAGAAATATTAGCTGAATACGGTTGA
- the LOC120680600 gene encoding UDP-xylose transporter 1-like translates to MSAGFQLGVIGSLALSVASSVAIVICNKALISTLGFPFATTLTSWHLMVTFCTLHVAQRLHLFEPKAIDGQTVILFGLLNGTSIGLLNLSLGFNSIGFYQMTKLAIIPFTVLLETIFLKKRFSESIKLSLLVLLLGVGIASVTDLKLNLLGSILSGLAIATTCVGQILTNTIQKRLKVSSTQLLYQSAPYQAAILFATGPFVDQLLTNRSVFAHKYSAPVLGFIVLSCLIAVSVNFSTFLVIGTTSPVTYQVLGHLKTCLVLSFGYTLLHDPFTLRNILGILVAIFGMALYSYFSVRESKKKSTNDALPVSQMPDKEAEPLLATKDSNDTKKANGLSHDC, encoded by the exons ATGTCAGCTGGTTTCCAGCTCGGTGTGATCGGGTCACTTGCACTCTCTGTTGCATCTTCAGTTGCCATTGTCATCTGCAACAAAGCTCTCATCAGCACACTTGGTTTTCCATTCG CTACAACATTAACAAGCTGGCATCTGATGGTGACCTTCTGCACCCTCCATGTGGCACAGCGCTTACATTTATTTGAGCCCAAGGCAATTGATGGACAGACAGTGATACTCTTTGGGTTGCTGAATGGCACCTCAATTGGCCTTCTCAACCTTAGTTTAGGATTCAACTCCATTGGATTCTATCAA ATGACAAAATTGGCGATCATACCTTTCACTGTGCTATTGGAGACAATCTTCCTGAAGAAAAGATTCAG TGAGAGTATCAAGCTTTCTCTTCTGGTCTTACTTCTTGGAGTAGGCATCGCTTCAGTTACTGATCTCAAGCTAAATCTGCTCGGGTCCATCCTTTCTGGCCTCGCCATTGCCACCACTTGTGTTGGCCAAATT CTCACAAATACAATACAGAAGAGGTTGAAGGTCTCGTCAACACAGCTATTGTACCAATCTGCGCCTTACCAGGCAGCAATTCTGTTTGCAACTGGCCCTTTTGTGGATCAACTCCTTACTAACCGCAGTGTCTTCGCACACAAATACTCTGCTCCAGTTTTG GGTTTTATTGTCCTATCTTGCTTGATTGCGGTGTCTGTGAACTTCAGTACATTTCTTGTGATTGGAACAACATCCCCAGTGACATACCAGGTGCTTGGCCACCTTAAGACATGTCTGGTTCTATCATTTGGCTACACTCTATTGCATGATCCTTTCACTCTAAGGAATATATTGGGCATTCTGGTAGCCATATTTGGGATGGCACTGTACTCCTACTTCTCAGTAAGAGAAAGCAAGAAGAAGTCAACAAATGATGCTCTGCCAGTTTCACAG ATGCCAGATAAGGAGGCTGAACCACTTTTGGCAACGAAAGACAGCAACGACACCAAAAAAGCAAATGGTCTATCTCACGACTGCTAA